One Papaver somniferum cultivar HN1 unplaced genomic scaffold, ASM357369v1 unplaced-scaffold_76, whole genome shotgun sequence genomic window, TATGGTATTTTGTTATTTGTACAAAGTGGTGCCTACTTTTTTGTTTAATATTCATATTTCTCTGCAGACGTCCAGGTGCTGATAAAATCTACAATGTTTTCAACAATCAACTTCCTGCAGCAATGAAAAATTGAAATTTGATAAGCAACTCGTGGTGGAGAAGGTATGAAAGACACTAACCGAAGCAGATGGTTACCAATCACATGTTATCGCCCCTGAACAAGGATATTGTATTCTCATTAAGTCTCCGTTAATTGCTATTAGAGGTCATGCATAAGTAGAAGTTGATGCAGTATGCATTACTTTAACTCAGTGCTTATATTCCCTGTAAAACATAGTTGTATACACTCGTGTAAATtaacatttaaaaaaaatgaaaattatatagccatatgggtactctttttgtagatctcggaaagagctttccgaatatataaagtttgtgaaattTGGATGAGCGGTTTAAAAGATAAAttggtttttaattatttttatattatttaaagttactgacatcatcatgaatcattttggactaaactgtaaatatttggactaaattgtaaatcaggaaggttatatgtgtatttttcatattttgaatAATTTTTGGACTAATTTATACCTAGTTGACTCGGCCTGGACTAAATTGTACTTTTTGATGCGTTTTTGGACTGAACCGTATTTTTTCctagattttgtccatacaggttgccgaacggaaaagttggtggtggtgatgcacTTGGTACCATCTCCTTTTgaaaacaaacgataagatgataaAAGCTCTCAACAAATTTGTATAAATAATCATGCTTCACGCTTAGAATAATGAATTCGTCCTTAATCAACAAAATTCTAGATACTCATAATACAAAGATGAAGTAGATGGAGGCGTAAACTTTATGTTTGTGAATTGTAGCAGGAGCTCTAGAGGATGTAAGATATATATTGTTTGAGTCTTGGATGTCTTCTTTTATATCCCTTAATGCCCGACCCTAAAATTATTTTGGATAAATAATTTATAATCCCAATAGAACTAAGTTTCCTTGATTCAGGAGTAAAAAATACATCAAATTGGACCTGTATATTGCCATATTCGGCATGATCGGTTCCCGTGAACCGTGCTTACTTTATGACAAGAATAACTCAAAATCTCAATGTTGGTACAATCAGCATGGTCGAGTCACATTGAACCGTGCCGGGACTTAAAAACATAAATTCTCTGCCCGAAATATTGTTCTGGTCAGCATGGTTCTAACCGTGCAGACTCTTAAGTTATAGATGATCATTTCTTGTGTCGAATATTTTGTCCGTAACTTTTCTTCATCCGGTCTCGGAAcgatctcattctttttgcgtttggctccgtcttttcattctctttaaaaaaataataagcagaaatttatatttttaaaaaatgTTCCATTTAGTCCTTGGACCTTGGTCCTCCTCTACTGGTTTGATATGTGGATATATAAAATCGTGAAAAAAAAAGCTCAAAATATCTTAATAATCGTCTAATATCTCCGTCGCACAAAATCCTGGGAAGCCAAATTATCAGTAACTTATCTCCATCACACAAACAAATGcagatattttgattttttttccttatcgAATCAAAATCAATACAATTACATCCTTGATCTTTTCATGTAAGAAGAAAAAGATCTCTTCTGCTTCTGCTTCATTTCTCTATTAGCAATGGCGATTCTGAATTACTTATCagtaacttcatcttcaacaccaaTCATTCCAGACTCAATACCTCAACCCCAACCTGCTCCATTAGACCCAAGACAAACCAAAGTAATTCTCCCCAAAAAAAAGCCCCAGAAATGGTCTACTGGTATGGCTCCTGGTGATTATGGCGGTCCACCTCCAGCAACTAAACTCAGAAAGTATTGGGGTGGTGAGAAAGATCCACTTGCTAAGGATGATTTCATGTGGAATAAAGATTTTATGAATCAAATGAAAAGATACATTCAAGAACCTGATTCTTCTTCCCTCTCTTCTCTTCAATCTCCTCCTGTGAAGGTAATAAATTAAATTTCTTATCTTTTCTTGTtagaattttggttttttaagTTTGGGTCATAATCTGTTTGTTGAAATTCGTAACAGGAAAAACCCTCTGGATTTCTAAGTTTTAATAGAGTGCAGAGTTTAGAAAGTATGGAGACTGATTTGAGCAAAGAACTTACAGCACCACCTAAACGTGTTTTGGAAATGCAAGTTGAAGCTGCAAGACGGCGGGTTTGGGAAATTCAAGTAAGATTGATGAATTATTTGTAAAAGGGTTTAGTTCAATTGGAAAATTTACACTCCTCTATTGATTATTGGGATGATTGTGTTAATGgggcatttttttttttaggcgGCAGCAGCTGCTTCTGCATCACCTAAATGGAGACCGGCTCCGACTCGAAAAGAGCAACAGAAATGGGATAGGGCAACTAAGGCGGCCACGGGAGGCAGTGTAAGTGACAGCATGTTCTTTCGGTTA contains:
- the LOC113344431 gene encoding protein CONSERVED ONLY IN THE GREEN LINEAGE 160, chloroplastic-like, encoding MAILNYLSVTSSSTPIIPDSIPQPQPAPLDPRQTKVILPKKKPQKWSTGMAPGDYGGPPPATKLRKYWGGEKDPLAKDDFMWNKDFMNQMKRYIQEPDSSSLSSLQSPPVKEKPSGFLSFNRVQSLESMETDLSKELTAPPKRVLEMQVEAARRRVWEIQAAAAASASPKWRPAPTRKEQQKWDRATKAATGGSDVLIRESKQPKVDPRVSAAESQKQYVKLKNQLQLLTLGFGGVGVITCFVSYSPEIAASFGAGFLGSLIYVRMLGNSVEGLADGARGAIKGAIGQPRLLVPVALVMIFNRWNGILAPEYGLMNLQLIPMLLGFFTYKLATFTQAIEEAIRPLAASEKKTED